Genomic window (Egicoccus halophilus):
ACCGAGCACTCGCGCTCGAGCAGGTGCACGACGTTGCCGTGCCGGTCGCCGAACACCTGCACCTCGACGTGGCGGGGCCGCGACACGAGGCGCTCGAGGATGACCCGGTCGTCGCCGAACCCGGCCTTCGCCTCGCGGCGGGCGGCCCCGAGCGCGTCAGGCAGTGCGGACGGGTCGGTCACGGCCCGCATGCCCTTGCCGCCACCGCCGGCGACCGCCTTCACCAGCAGCGGGAACCCGACCTCGTCGGCCGCGGCGAGCAACGCCTCGTCGTCGAGGGAGGCGTCGTGGATGCCGGGGACGACGGGGACCCCGGCCGCCTCGAGGTGCTGCTTGGCGGCGGCCTTGTCGCCCATCAGCCGCAACACGTCCGGGGCCGGGCCGACGAAGGTCAGGCCGGCGTCGGTCACCGCCCGGGCGAAGGCGGCGTTCTCCGACAGGAAGCCGTAGCCGGGATGCACGGCGTCCGCACCCGTGTCACGGGCCGCGGCGAGCAGCCGGTCGACGTCGAGGTAGGACGACACGGCCGGAGCCGGACCGAGTCGGACCGCGGTGGTGGCCTCGCGCACGTGCGGTTCGTCGACGTCGGCGTCGCTGTACACGGCCACGGTCTCGATGCCCATGGCGTGGCAGGTGCGGATCACCCGACGGGCGATCTCCCCGCGGTTGGCCACCAGGACCCGGCGCAGCATCCAGTTCTCCCGTGTCGACGAGCCCGCACGTCCGGCGCGGACGCTAGCAGCGCACGCCCGAGTTCCCCTCGCGCGCGGGTGCGGTGCTGCACGCGCGCGGGCGGGCAGTCGGTGGGGTCGCCTCCCTCGACGTGGCAGGATGCCCGCGGACGGTCCCGCCCGTCCCACTGCCCTTCGCCTTCCCCGAGGAGTGCTCCGTGCGTCGTCCGGTCCTGCGATCCCTCCTGCTCACCACCGTGGTGGTGCTCGTCACCGCCTGCGGTGGTGGGGGTGGCTCCGAGCCCAGCCTGGTGGACCCCACCGGCCCGGCCGACGAGACCGTCGAGCTGCCCGAGGACGCCCCGGAGACCGACGAGGCCCCGGACGAGGAGGAGCAGCCGGAGCCGCTCACCGAGGGGGACACGGCCGAGGACGCCGACGAGGGCCAGATCGGCGACACCGACGCCGCCCCCGGCGCCGACACCGACGGGGCCGGGGACGACGCGACGGACGGGTCGGCGGCGGCTGTGGACGGCGCGGCCGCGCCGGACGAGGCGGCGCTGGCCGACCCGTGCGCGGGGCACCAGGGCCGGGAGGGCGAGGCCTTCCTCGAGGTCGTGGCACCCGCCGACGAACAGCAGCTCGGCCAGCTCGACGGCGTCGAACTCGTCGGCTGCTCGAACGTCTACGAGGCCAACGTGCAGTGGGAGCTCTACACCGGCGACGGTGAGCTGTTGACCGACGGCTTCACGACCGCCGAGTGCGGGAGCGGCTGCGTCGGCGAGTTCCGCGAGGAGCTCGACCTGAGCGCGGCGCAGGGCGAGCCCTTCGCCGAGCTGCACGTGTTCTCCGAGAGCCCGCAGGACGGGTCGCGCGACCACCTCGTGGCGATCCCGCTCGTCCTGACCTGATCGGCGCCGGACAGCGGCACTCACACCGTGCGGTCGTTCCGGAGCTCGTCGACGAGGCGGTGGACCCCGACCCGGCGACACGCGACCCCGCCGGCACGTTCGGTGCGACGCACGTGCGTCGGACGCCGGCCTGTGCAGATGAGCACGCACGGATCGACGGTCGCGGTGGCACTGAGCGCGATCCGTGCGTTCGGACGTCGGGCGGTGCGGATCAGGGCGCACGGATGGCTCCGGCGAGGCCCTGCCGCGGCACCCGGGCGACAACCGCGGCAGGTGCGGGCCCTGCCACACCGCTGCCGAACCGGTGCCGAGGTGATCGGCGTGGTCGCCCCTCGACGCCGACGCGTGGGATCAGGCGTCGGCGGACGGGATCCAGCTGGCCTTGCGCTTGTCGAAGAAGGCCTGCATGCCCTCCTGGCCCTCCTCGGCCGCGCGCAGGCGCGCGATCAACTCCAGCCGCAGCTGCTGGGAGCCGTTCCGGTCGAGCCGGTCGATGTCCCGGATGAGCTGCTTGGTCGCCCGCTGCGCCTCGGGAGCGCCGGCGAGCAGGTTGGTGACCACCGTCTCGACGGTCGCGTCGAGGTCGTCGGGTTCACAGACCTCGCTGACGAGACCGAGGTGCAGGGCCCGGTCGGCGTCGAACGGCTCGCCCGACAGGAAGTAGCGCCGGGCGTGCCGGGCGCCGATGCGCGGCTGCACGTAGGCCGAGATCATCGACGGCGCGATGCCGACCCGGACCTCGGTGAACGCGAGCTTGGCGCCTCGTACCGCCACCGCCACGTCGACGCAGCCGAGCAGGCCGGCCGCACCGCCCATGGCATGACCGTTGACCCGCGCGACGGTCGGGGCCGGGAACTCGTCCACCGCCCGCAGCATGGCCTCGAAGTTGCGGGAGTCCGCGACCGACTCCTCGAACGAGTAGTCCATCACCGACGACATCCAGCTCAGGTCCGCGCCCCCGGAGAAGACCGTGCCGGCGCCGGTGAGCACCAGCACCCGCACGTCGGGGTCGTCGGCCAGGCGGGTCGCGGCGTCCGTGATCGCGCCCATCAGGGTGGGGTCGAACGCGTTGCGGACCTCGGGACGGTTCAGCGTCAGGGTCACCACCCCACGCTCGTCGCGGTCGATCAGCAGGGCGTCGCTCATGGCCAGCGCTCTCCTCCACGGTTGGCGGCGGACGCTAGCGGAGCGGCCGGACCCGGCCCACACCGGCGCGGCGCATCCGCCGGCTCACATGCGGAACACGCCGTAGCTGGGGCGCTCGATCGGGGCGTTGAGCGCCGCGGACAACCCGAGGCCGAGGACGTCGCGGGTCTGTGCCGGGTCGATGACGCCGTCGTCCCACAGCCGCGCGGTCGCGTAGTAGGGATGCCCCTGGTGCTCGTACTGGTCGCGGATCGGCGCCTTGAACGCCTCCTCGTCCTCCGTCGGCCAGTCCTCGCCGCGGGCCTCGAGTCCGTCGCGACGGACGGTGGCGAGCACGTTGGCGGCCTGCTCGCCGCCCATGACCGAGATGCGGGCGTTGGGCCACATCCACAGGAACCGCGGCGAGTAGGCGCGACCGCACATGGCGTAGTTGCCGGCACCGAACGATCCGCCGAGCACGACGGTGAGCTTGGGAACGGTGGAACACGCCACGGCGGTGACCATCTTCGCGCCGTCCTTGGCGATGCCGCCGGCCTCGTACTCCCGGCCCACCATGAAGCCGGTGATGTTCTGCAGGAACACCAGCGGGACGCCGCGCTGGTTGCACAGCTCGATGAAGTGGGCGCCCTTGAGCGCCGACTCGCGGAACAGGATGCCGTTGTTGGCCACGATGCCGACGGGGTAGCCGTGGATGCGTGCGAAGCCGGTGACCAGCGTCTCGCCGTACAGCGGCTTGAACTCGTGGAAGCGTGAAC
Coding sequences:
- a CDS encoding Gmad2 immunoglobulin-like domain-containing protein, coding for MRRPVLRSLLLTTVVVLVTACGGGGGSEPSLVDPTGPADETVELPEDAPETDEAPDEEEQPEPLTEGDTAEDADEGQIGDTDAAPGADTDGAGDDATDGSAAAVDGAAAPDEAALADPCAGHQGREGEAFLEVVAPADEQQLGQLDGVELVGCSNVYEANVQWELYTGDGELLTDGFTTAECGSGCVGEFREELDLSAAQGEPFAELHVFSESPQDGSRDHLVAIPLVLT
- a CDS encoding enoyl-CoA hydratase-related protein; this encodes MSDALLIDRDERGVVTLTLNRPEVRNAFDPTLMGAITDAATRLADDPDVRVLVLTGAGTVFSGGADLSWMSSVMDYSFEESVADSRNFEAMLRAVDEFPAPTVARVNGHAMGGAAGLLGCVDVAVAVRGAKLAFTEVRVGIAPSMISAYVQPRIGARHARRYFLSGEPFDADRALHLGLVSEVCEPDDLDATVETVVTNLLAGAPEAQRATKQLIRDIDRLDRNGSQQLRLELIARLRAAEEGQEGMQAFFDKRKASWIPSADA